The following are from one region of the Vitis riparia cultivar Riparia Gloire de Montpellier isolate 1030 chromosome 14, EGFV_Vit.rip_1.0, whole genome shotgun sequence genome:
- the LOC117929850 gene encoding receptor-like protein EIX1, which produces MATTNACLQLLFLVIMSSGFLFHETLKPGCCHGDHHRAASIDTERVALLKFKQGLTDPSHRLSSWVGEDCCKWRGVVCNNRSGHVIKLNLRSLDDDGTDGKLGGEISLSLLDLKYLNHLDLSMNNFEGTGIPRFIGSLERLRYLNLSCASFSGPIPPQLGNLSRLIYLDLKEYFDFNRYPDESSQNNLQWISGLSSLRHVNLEGVNLSRASAYWLHAVSKLPSLSELHLSSCGLSVLPRSLPSSNLTSLSILVLSNNGFNSTIPHWLFQLRNLVHLDLSFNNLRGSILDAFANRTCLESLRKMGSLCNLKTLILSENDLNGEITEMIDVLSGCNKCSLENLNLGLNELGGFLPYSLGNLDNLQSLLLWENSFVGSIPNSIGNLSNLEELYLSNNQMSGTIPETLGQLNELAALDISENPWEGVLTEAHLSNLTNLKELSIAKFSLLPDLTLVINISSEWIPPFKLQYLNLRSCQVGPKFPVWLRNQNELNTLILRNARISDTIPEWFWKLDLELDQLDLGYNQLSGRTPNSLKFTLQSSVCLMWNHFNGSLPLWSSNVSSLLLRNNSFSGPIPRDIGERMPMLTELDLSHNSLSGTLPESIGELIGLVTLEISNNSLTGEIPALWNGVPNLVAHVDLSNNNLSGELPTSVGSLSYLMFLMLSNNHLSGELPSALQNCTNIRTLDLGGNRFSGNIPAWIGQTMPSLWILRLRSNLFDGSIPLQLCTLSSLHILDLAQNNLSGSIPSCVGNLSAMASEIETYRYEAELTVLTKGREDSYRNILYLVNSIDLSNNGLSGDVPGGLTNLSRLGTLNLSMNHLTGKIPDNIGNLELLETLDLSRNQLSGPIPPGMASLTLMNHLNLSYNNLSGRIPSGNQLQTLDDPSIYWDNPALCGRPITAKCPGDDDGTPNLPSGDDEDDDEDGAEAEMKWFYMSMGTGFVVGFWGVCGTLVVKESWRHAYFRLVNDIKEWLLLVIQLNVARLQRKLNLGKSQHHTGTTF; this is translated from the coding sequence ATGGCTACTACCAATGCCTGTcttcaacttctttttcttGTCATTATGTCCTCGGGGTTTCTTTTCCATGAAACCCTTAAACCAGGCTGCTGCCATGGTGATCACCATAGGGCAGCCTCCATTGACACTGAGAGGGTAGCTCTTCTCAAGTTCAAACAAGGCCTTACAGATCCTTCTCATCGACTCTCATCTTGGGTAGGGGAAGACTGCTGCAAGTGGAGAGGCGTCGTCTGCAACAACAGGAGTGGACATGTCATCAAACTCAATCTGCGTAGTCTTGATGATGATGGAACAGATGGCAAGTTGGGCGGTGAGATAAGTCTTTCTTTGCTTGATCTGAAATATCTGAATCACTTAGACCTGAGCATGAATAATTTTGAAGGGACTGGAATCCCAAGGTTTATTGGTTCACTGGAAAGGTTGAGATATCTCAATCTCTCCTGTGCCTCCTTCAGTGGACCAATTCCTCCACAACTTGGAAATCTTTCCAGGTTAATCTACCTTGACCTCAAGGAATACTTTGATTTCAACAGATACCCTGATGAGTCCAGCCAGAATAATCTTCAGTGGATATCTGGTCTTTCTTCTTTAAGACACGTTAATTTAGAAGGAGTCAATCTAAGTAGAGCTTCTGCTTATTGGCTTCATGCTGTTAGCAAGCTTCCTTCTCTTTCAGAGTTGCATCTATCTAGTTGTGGACTTTCTGTCCTCCCTCGTTCTCTCCCATCTTCCAATCTTACATCCCTTTCAATACTTGTTCTCTCCAACAATGGTTTCAACTCCACAATACCCCACTGGTTATTCCAGCTGAGGAATCTTGTGCACCTTGATCTCAGCTTTAACAATCTTCGAGGCTCAATTTTAGATGCATTTGCAAACAGGACTTGTCTTGAAAGTTTAAGAAAGATGGGTAGCCTCTGCAACTTGAAAACACTGATCCTTTCTGAGAACGATTTGAATGGGGAAATAACTGAAATGATAGATGTTTTATCTGGGTGCAACAAGTGTAGTTTAGAGAACCTGAATCTGGGATTGAATGAACTGGGTGGTTTTCTTCCTTATTCACTAGGAAACCTGGACAACTTGCAGTCTCTTCTGCTTTGGGAGAACTCGTTTGTAGGCTCAATTCCGAATTCAATAGGAAACTTGTCGAATTTGGAAGAGCTATACCTCTCTAATAATCAAATGAGTGGGACCATTCCAGAAACACTTGGACAACTTAATGAGTTGGCTGCGTTAGATATCTCTGAGAATCCATGGGAAGGTGTTCTAACAGAAGCCCATTTGTCAAATCTCACAAACTTAAAGGAGTTGTCCATCGCTAAATTTTCGTTACTTCCAGACCTAACATTGGTTATCAATATCAGTTCTGAGTGGATTCCCCCTTTTAAGCTCCAATACCTTAATCTGAGATCATGCCAAGTGGGTCCTAAATTTCCAGTTTGGCTCAGAAACCAAAATGAGCTTAACACTCTAATACTCAGGAATGCTCGAATTTCAGACACCATACCAGAGTGGTTTTGGAAGTTAGACTTGGAATTGGATCAACTGGACTTGGGCTATAATCAATTAAGTGGCAGAACTCCAAACTCATTAAAGTTCACTCTTCAATCCTCGGTTTGTTTGATGTGGAACCATTTCAATGGTTCTCTGCCCCTTTGGTCATCAAATGTGAGTAGCCTACTTTTGagaaataattcattttctGGACCAATCCCTCGGGATATCGGGGAAAGAATGCCCATGCTGACAGAGTTAGATCTCTCTCATAACTCTCTAAGTGGAACCCTTCCCGAGTCCATTGGTGAACTAATTGGTTTAGTGACTCTGGAAATCTCAAACAATAGTTTGACTGGAGAAATCCCTGCATTGTGGAATGGTGTTCCCAATTTGGTGGCGCATGTAGACCTGTCAAACAACAACTTATCTGGCGAGCTGCCAACTTCTGTGGGTTCTCTGTCCTACCTTATGTTTTTAATGCTCAGCAACAATCATCTTTCTGGGGAACTTCCTTCTGCCTTGCAGAATTGCACAAACATCCGTACTCTTGATCTCGGAGGCAACAGATTTTCAGGAAATATTCCAGCATGGATTGGACAAACAATGCCAAGTCTTTGGATTCTACGACTACGATCAAATTTGTTTGATGGGAGCATTCCGTTACAACTTTGCACTCTTTCCTCTCTTCACATATTGGATCTTGCACAAAATAATCTGTCAGGATCTATTCCCTCTTGCGTTGGGAATTTGAGTGCTATGGCATCTGAAATTGAAACATACAGATATGAGGCCGAATTGACGGTGTTGACGAAAGGAAGGGAAGATTCATATAGAAACATTCTCTATCTTGTGAATAGCATCGACCTGTCTAACAATGGCCTATCTGGAGATGTGCCCGGAGGGCTAACAAATCTTTCAAGATTAGGCACCTTGAACTTGTCTATGAACCATTTGACAGGAAAAATACCAGACAACATTGGGAACTTAGAATTGTTGGAAACTCTAGACCTCTCAAGAAACCAGCTTTCCGGTCCAATTCCACCAGGTATGGCTTCTTTGACTCTCATGAATCACTTGAACCTGTCGTATAACAACCTGTCAGGTAGAATTCCATCAGGCAACCAGCTGCAAACCCTGGATGATCCATCAATATACTGGGACAACCCTGCACTATGTGGGCGTCCAATAACCGCTAAGTGTCCTGGTGATGATGATGGAACCCCCAATCTTCCCAGTGGAGATGATGAAGATGACGATGAAGATGGAGCTGAGGCTGAAATGAAGTGGTTCTACATGAGCATGGGAACAGGATTTGTGGTGGGGTTTTGGGGAGTTTGTGGCACCTTGGTAGTGAAGGAGTCATGGAGGCATGCCTATTTTAGGCTTGTGAATGACATCAAAGAGTGGCTGCTTCTAGTTATTCAGCTGAATGTAGCCCGTCTCCAAAGGAAACTGAATTTGGGAAAAAGCCAGCATCATACTGGAACAACCTTCTGA
- the LOC117930044 gene encoding uncharacterized protein LOC117930044 — translation MAIRCSGCTQEVNLHRPIILDGVTTSSTTTAFQISPLIAVDCLRFYLSLVWAPKFRVPFCVPASHRTQLRLTNIRFTKVCPKWGRVADLCTRAGVIGLSLASTRKCRSVKCIEIDKEAKLSFEKTVGRLPKSIDGTIRWHHADTSIPIIRVSFIELEQRPLSWLVGSGVVVVEPPRKGLDPSLVDALRTISLAEKGAISTERSFSKVKNENEPWILRAKEASVQIESKTSPEEGRHCLKLLSILVVDGKASKRIVSHCCPVRNGIWIKPMVLISFLEPRGTSSSAL, via the exons ATGGCGATCAG GTGCTCTGGTTGTACTCAAGAGGTCAACCTCCACCGTCCGATCATTCTTGACGGCGTCACGACTTCTTCCACAACCACGGCATTTCAGATTTCACCTTTGATAGCGGTAGACTG CCTCCGGTTTTATCTGTCTCTTGTTTGGGCACCCAAGTTCCGTGTTCCTTTTTGTGTTCCTGCATCACATAGGACACAGCTGCGGCTCACTAACATAAGAT TTACAAAAGTATGTCCCAAATGGGGCAGAGTTGCTGATTTGTGTACCAGAGCTGGTGTCATTGGATTATCATTAGCTTCCACCAGAAAATGCAG GTCTGTTAAATGCATTGAGATTGACAAAGAGGCAAAGCTATCTTTTGAGAAGACAGTTGGCCGCTTACCAAAGTCTATAGATGGTACCATCAGATGGCATCATGCAGACACTTCAATT CCTATAATAAGAGTTTCATTCATTGAACTGGAACAGAGACCTCTTTCTTGGCTAGTGGGATCAGGTGTAGTTGTTGTTGAGCCTCCTAGAAAGGGGCTGGATCCATCTCTGGTTGATGCACTACGGACTATATCATTAGCTGAGAAAGGAGCTATATCAACTGAAAG GTCTTTTTCAAAGGTCAAGAACGAAAACGAACCATGGATTTTACGTGCAAAGGAAGCCTCAGTTCAGATTGAAAGCAAAACATCTCCAGAAGAGGGTCGTCACTGCCTAAAACTCTTATCTATATTAGTTGTGGATGGGAAAGCTTCAAAGAG GATTGTAAGTCATTGTTGTCCTGTAAGGAATGGCATTTGGATAAAGCCCATggttttaatttctttcctGGAACCCAGAG GAACCTCTTCTTCAGCACTTTAA